The proteins below come from a single Aptenodytes patagonicus chromosome 20, bAptPat1.pri.cur, whole genome shotgun sequence genomic window:
- the GPR179 gene encoding putative G-protein coupled receptor 179, with the protein MGPWRWPLLWCLHAALVRGTILAGGQRQQERPSRPAGWSPAPSSSLAPVPEPGASGDPEGSAAALAFLQTGDAQQLARANCSRGVAAGAPGPGPPPALRAALRAAPEALAHAANFLNMLFQTNDIREASVAEDVEWYQALVRSLAEGHPWVRRAVLALDAHPLAAKPRLMLQATKGDGEILLQDISAASPSLGNLSWDNEWFNALKSQRTPLLRKRVLSNDLRSMETPKWQRGDSYMGEPGHVRWSPPFLECRDGRFLPAWAVTLSSAFYGLKPDLSPEFKGVVRVDVELQDVAIDQCASGPGWFTDTHRCDLNSTQCVPQESRGFVLGRYLCRCKPGFYGAGGAASGAQAGAAGSTAGADGGSRLACWPCRQGCATCKDDAPCLIQEDRALRAAVLSCQACCMLAVFLSMLVSYHFRRSKRIQASGVILLETILFGSLLLYFPVFILYFKPSIFRCIVLRWVRMLGFAIVYGTITLKLYRVLKVFLSHTAQRVPYVSSGRVLKMLGLILLLVLWFLAAWTIGMLENIDKNIPLVIRTQTTRGLHFYICGHDRWDYMMVIAEMLFLLWGSFLCYATRAVPSAFHEPRYMGIALHNELTISAAFHVVRFIMVPSLHPDWTLLLFFAHTHGTITMTLALLFIPKFLHAGSPLREEIAAEVYEDELDMQRSGSCLNSSIASAWSEHSLDPDDIREELKKLYAQLEVHKTRRMAANNPHLPKKRSSRRSLGRSIVRRVTELPEAMARRSSGGERVGTPAHRGSSAKRLPDAGGASLQMRDDGSRRRAAALRKSRSTEGPAREPRGGSPTPGLPGEPAPGRKTMVVTASEQSDSESLDTTPLMCKSASAHNLAGHGQPPPPRTAPLQKSLSVVTGAQEEALLAASQAMRAKWHRHPSAPSLERPTVQGPPKEARKPQSPGAADALLPAGSSPAEGCSQEDVSPPGNGKVQKHITYAPIKSISVDSSHLSGRVWVAARRTPPPPPVRYQSLVQHTVQAGDSPEPVEPPADPLAQAGEPERTPEGPAEEELGCASPPEGKGRLLTTGSISVQVCPWELVQEEIRSQKQKAAEAADSGTPGDAAATPPSLKPPSQKTSFRGLGLAIKAFNHSRGKSILKGKREGEGSLRKRGREREGGRRRERPSLAETSSVSLGGIVRDPAAKSPEWSRQRTGSEPTARPWQGEMVPCQHNNNAGTASEAEGWGYGREEAEGQQDSPAPGTGDGEKLAEEPSAPRGDVDAGRGPGPPSGVHKIPPSVGHQEGAEHPRETPAAASSGKAEIRPWQGAEAPVAELGKDAPTAVVRLITPKEGVAGPAEGLEGGSRSIRPQDHAEVEQPRAKPIASSPHPSTASAWRAAAEKPGAEVCPRGAPGVPAGKGALLRQEAIASREDSGVPPGRESPTKVLEKGGSQPEPLGPRGSRGTERVPAKSQSMEVAPAAAGKAGSTAGRQAEVCPGETQADCSIKIEICPWEESGGRALGKGGSEGDPGRPGEEPSAEKTPAKTPELPKAASETAGSAEGRTAEVCPWETAEGGRTVRAEICPWDVEGAEPEQERQEGERRRLAKWVKGIRPKSLGLLRAQGSGSSLQVPGWPWGSTSSEGPSPKPAPRSSELPEVTSRSPASAWTSVCPWEAAGADSDAEEVCPWERGTALSDAGKLDDGEISQVKNGISLQRVVPRAMGETTPAADKGSGQRGTPSPEEGAEQPGTGLAAKHPALPKTSSKQAGTIDSKKADICPWKVEDEPLPKTEICPWEEAAASSGRERLSQDTRGTSKGENKPGSGGLEDIKAKLAEVGDRWPERRDTGIFAKLIGKSLECSKAESKKSQSAESIREEICPWESLGTEQPPAKPRAGSPALPKSPSKKSQSVEILKAEICPWEAPELESTDKAEICPWETAVPPSGKEKLRQDKGVLSVVSKSPSTGQGLRKEIGDSTSAKKEKASRDRESICPWESTNMEGTSVGYGTKSAELLKATIKKWKSMGSTKAEVCPWESLGTEQPPAKPHTGSPALPKSPSRKSQSVEILKVEVCPWEAPEAEAGGKAEICPWEVAAPPSDQPKAKQGPGGASKRDKGITRQAALASPLRSPEKGSSEREAICPWESLGTEQPPAKPRAGSPALPKSPSKKSQSVEILKAEICPWEAPELESTDKAEICPWETAVPLSGKEKLRQDTGVLSMVSKSPSTGQGLRKEIGDSTSAKKEKASRDRESICPWESTNMEGTSVGYGTKSAELLKATIKKWKSMGSTKAEVCPWESLGTEQPPAKPHTGSPALPKSPSRKSQSVESLKVEVCPWEAPEVEAGGKAEICPWEAAAPLPEKGAAPGKVSLPPKKAGASKAPEKGSSEREAICPWESLGTEEPSLKTAMGKEPSKKSDSTESRKSDICPWEAAEPTGLEKESFKPGMRPQGADRAAPTGTGKSKPVAGASAVSPTALLKKSKGRSDGEAEHKPPRRILPGIQPPQGPRAEPLPRGASTAPAVGSSPSPGASVAEVCPWEAEEAPPASDKTSTETRKTSEVCPWEVESVDPTPTLRRQGRAGASPPGQRQGCE; encoded by the exons ATGGGGCCGTGGCGGTGGCCGCTGCTCTGGTGCTTGCACGCCGCGCTGGTCCGCGGCACCATCCTCGCGGGGGGCCAGCGCCAGCAGGAGAGACCCTCCCGGCCGGCGGGATGGTCCCCGGCCCCGTCGTCCTCCTTGGCGCCCGTGCCGGAGCCGGGAGCGTCGGGGGACCCCGAGGGCTCGGCGGCGGCCCTGGCTTTCCTGCAGACGGGCGATGCTCAGCAGCTGGCCCGGGCCAACTGCAGCCGGGGCGTCGCGGCGGgggcgcccggccccgggcccccCCCGGCGCTGCGTGCCGCCCTGCGTGCCGCCCCCGAGGCGCTGGCCCACGCCGCCAACTTCCTCAACATGCTCTTCCAGACCAACGACATCCGCGAAGCCAGCGTGGCCGAGGACGTGGAGTGGTACCAGGCGCTGGTCCGCAGCCTGGCGgaggggcacccatgggtgcgcCGGGCGGTGCTTGCCCTTGACGCCCACCCGCTGGCCGCCAAACCCCGGCTGATGCTGCAGGCCACCAAGGGGGACGGCGAGATCCTGCTGCAGGACATCTCCGCCGCCTCCCCCAGCCTTGGCAACCTCAGCTGGGACAACGAGTGGTTCAACGCCCTCAAGTCCCAGCGGACCCCCCTCCTCCGCAAGCGCGTGCTCAGCAATGACCTGCGCAGCATGGAGACCCCCAAGTGGCAGCGGGGCGACAGCTACATGGGGGAGCCGGGCCACGTGCGGTGGTCCCCGCCATTCCTCGAGTGCCGGGATGGCAGgttcctgcctgcctgggcagtCACGCTCTCCTCTGCCTTCTACGGGCTCAAGCCGGACCTCAGCCCTGAGTTCAA GGGCGTCGTGCGGGTGGACGTCGAGCTGCAGGACGTGGCCATCGACCAGTGCGCCAGCGGGCCGGGCTGGTTCACGGATACGCACCGCTGCGACCTCAACAGCACCCAG TGTGTCCCCCAGGAAAGCCGCGGCTTCGTCCTCGGGAGGTACCTGTGCCGGTGCAAGCCGGGCTTTTACGGAGCCGGCGGAGCAGCCAGCGGTGCCCAGGCAG GTGCAGCAGGGAGCACGGCGGGGGCGGACGGGGGGTCCCGGCTGGCCTGCTGGCCCTGCCGCCAGGGATGCGCCACCTGCAAGGACGACGCGCCCTGCCTGATCCAGGAGGACCGGGCGCTGCGGGCGGCCGTCCTCTCCTGCCAGGCCTGCTGCATGCTGGCCGTCTTCCTCAGCATGCTCGTCTCCTACCACTTCCGACGGAGCAAG AGAATCCAGGCGTCAGGAGTCATCCTCCTGGAGACGATCCTCTTCGGGTCCCTCCTCCTCTACTTCCCC GTGTTCATCCTGTACTTCAAGCCAAGCATCTTCCGCTGCATCGTCCTGCGCTGGGTGCGCATGCTCGGCTTCGCCATCGTCTACGGCACCATCACCCTCAAGCTGTACAG GGTGCTGAAGGTGTTCCTGTCCCACACGGCCCAGCGGGTGCCCTATGTGTCGAGCGGGCGGGTGCTGAAGATGCTGGGGCTGATCCTGCTCCTGGTGCTGTGGTTCCTGGCGGCCTGGACCATCGGGATGCTGGAGAACATCGACAAGAACATCCCGCTGGTGATCCGCACCCAGACTACCCGCGGGCTCCACTTCTACATCTGCGGCCATGACCGCTGGGACTACATGATGGTGATCG CCGAAATGCTGTTCCTGCTGTGGGGCAGCTTCCTGTGCTACGCCACGCGTGCCGTGCCCTCCGCCTTCCACGAGCCCCGCTACATGGGCATCGCGCTCCACAACGAGCTCACAATCTCGGCCGCCTTCCACGTGGTCAG GTTCATCATGGTCCCCTCGCTGCACCCCGACTGGACCCTGCTGCTGTTCTTCGCTCACACCCACGGCACCATCACCATGACCCTGGCGCTGCTCTTCATCCCGAAG TTCCTGCACGCCGGCTCGCCGCTGCGGGAGGAGATCGCAGCCGAGGTCTACGAGGACGAGCTGGACATGCAGCGCTCAGGCTCCTGCCTGAACAGCAGCATCGCGTCTGCCTGGAGCGAGCACAGTCTCGACCCCGATGACATTCGG GAGGAGCTGAAGAAGCTTTACGCgcagctggaggtgcacaagacgcGGAGGATGGCAGCCAACAACCCCCACCTCCCCAAGAAGCGCAGCtcccgccgcagcctgggccgcTCCATCGTGCGCCGTGTCACCGAGCTGCCTGAGGCCATGGCACGCCGGAGCAGCGGGGGTGAGCGGGTGGGCACCCCAGCACACCGCGGCTCCTCGGCCAAGCGGCTCCCTGACGCTGGTGGCGCCAGCCTGCAGATGCGGGATGACGGCTCCCGGCGCCGTGCCGCAGCCCTGCGCAAGTCCCGCAGCACCGAGGGTCCCgcgcgggagccccggggaggcTCGCCCACCCCCGGCCTCCCCGGGGAGCCTGCGCCGGGGAGGAAGACGATGGTGGTGACAGCCTCGGAGCAATCCGACAGCGAGTCCCTCGACACCACCCCGCTCATGTGCAAGTCGGCCAGCGCCCACAACCTGGCGGGGCAcgggcagccccccccgccccgcacagCGCCCTTGCAGAAGTCGCTCAGTGTCGTCACCGGTGCCCAGGAAGAGGCCCTGCTCGCCGCCAGCCAAGCTATGCGGGCCAAGTGGCACCGGCACCCATCCGCCCCATCCTTGGAGCGCCCCACAGTCCAGGGACCCCCCAAGGAAGCCAGGAAGCCCCAAAGCCCTGGTGCAGCCGATGCCCTCCTGCCAGCTGGCTCCAGCCCCGCCGAGGGGTGCTCCCAGGAGGACGTGTCTCCCCCGGGCAATGGCAAGGTGCAGAAACACATCACCTACGCACCTATCAAGAGCATCAGCGTCGACAGCTCCCACCTCTCGGGGCGGGTGTGGGTGGCGGCGAGGAGGACCCCGCCGCCACCCCCCGTCCGCTACCAGAGCCTCGTGCAGCACACCGTGCAGGCCGGGGACAGCCCAGAGCCAGTGGAGCCACCCGCGGACCCCCTGGCACAGGCGGGAGAGCCAGAGAGGACACCGGAGGGGCCTGCGGAGGAAGAGCTGGGGTGTGCGTCCCCCCCGGAGGGGAAGGGCAGGCTGCTGACCACAGGCTCCATCTCGGTGCAGGTCTGCCCCTGGGAGCTGGTCCAGGAGGAGATCCGGAGCCAGAAGCAAAAAGCCGCCGAAGCAGCAGACTCGGGGACCCCTGGTGACGCAGCAGCCACCCCTCCCAGCCTCAAGCCGCCCTCCCAGAAGACCTCCTTCCGGGGCCTGGGACTCGCCATCAAAGCCTTCAACCACTCCAGGGGGAAAAGCATcctgaaggggaagagagagggcgAGGGGAGCCTCAGGAAGAGGGGGCGTGAGCGGGAGGGgggcagaaggagggagaggcCCAGCCTGGCAGAGACGTCGTCCGTGTCCCTTGGCGGGATCGTCCGAGACCCTGCCGCCAAAAGCCCTGagtggagcaggcagaggactGGCAGCGAGCCCACCGCCCGCCCGTGGCAGGGGGAGATGGTCCCCTGCCAGCACAACAACAATGCCGGCACCGCTTCAGAAGCTGAAGGCTGGGGGTAtggcagggaagaggcagaaggacagcaggacagcccagccccggggacaGGCGATGGTGAGAAACTGGCAGAGGAGCCCAGTGCTCCCCGGGGGGACGTGGATGCTGGGAGGGGCCCGGGGCCACCCTCGGGGGTGCACAAGATTCCACCCAGTGTTGGCCACCAAGAAGGAGCCGAACATCCCCGTGAAACCCCAGCAGCGGCCAGCAGTGGGAAAGCAGAGATACGCCCCTGGCAAGGGGCCGAGGCTCCcgtggcagagctggggaaggatgCTCCCACAGCCGTCGTGAGGCTGATCACACCGAAGGAAGGGGTGGCCGGGCCAGCTGAAGGGCTCGAGGGGGGCAGCAGGTCCATTCGACCCCAGGACCACGCGGAGGTGGAGCAGCCACGTGCAAAACCCATCGCAAGCAGCCCCCACCCATCCACCGCCAGTGCGTGGAGAGCAGCTGCTGAGAAGCCGGGGGCTGAGGTTTGTCCCCGGGGAGCCCCAGGCGTCCCAGCAGGAAAAGGAGCCTTGCTGCGTCAGGAGGCGATTGCTTCCCGGGAGGACAGTGGGGTCCCGCCGGGCAGGGAGAGCCCGACCAAGGTGCTGGAGAAGGGGGGCAGCCAGCCCGAGCCCCTCGGTCCCAGGGGGAGCCGGGGCACCGAGAGGGTCCCTGCAAAAAGCCAGAGCATGGAGGTGGCCCCGGCTGCAGCGGGGAAAGCCGGCAGcacggcaggcaggcaggcagaggtctGTCCTGGGGAAACCCAGGCAGATTGCAGCATTAAAATAGAAATTTGCCCCTGGGAGGAGAGCggaggcagagccctggggaAGGGCGGCAGTGAGGGGGATCCCGGCCGCCCCGGGGAAGAGCCAAGCGCAGAGAAAACACCAGCAAAAACCCCAGAGCTGCCCAAAGCAGCTTCGGAGACAGCAGGCAGTGCGGAGGGCAGGACGGCTGAGGTTTGTCCGTGGGAGACCGCGGAAGGGGGGAGGACCGTCAGAGCAGAAATCTGCCCCTGGGACGTGGAGGGGGCTGAGCCGGAGCAAGagaggcaggaaggagagaggaggcgGCTGGCCAAGTGGGTCAAGGGCATCAGACCAAAATCACTGGGTTTGCTGAGAGCGCAGGGGAGTGGGAGCAGCCTGCAAGTGCCCGGCTGGCCctggggcagcaccagcagcGAGGGACCTTCACCGAAACCTGCTCCCAGAAGCTCTGAGCTGCCAGAAGTGACCTCGAGGAGCCCGGCGAGCGCATGGACTTCAGTTTGTCCCTGGGAAGCGGCTGGAGCCGACAGTGATGCAGAAGAAGTTTGCCCTTGGGAAAGGGGAACAGCCTTATCTGATGCAGGAAAATTAGATGATGGTGAAATTTCCCAAGTGAAAAATGGGATTTCCCTGCAGAGGGTGGTCCCGAGGGCCATGGGAGAGACAACTCCGGCTGCAGACAAGGGGAGCGGCCAGCGAGGAACCCCCAGCCCCGAGGAAGGTGCGGAGCAGCCTGGCACGGGGCTCGCGGCAAAACATCCAGCTCTGCCCAAAACGTCATCTAAGCAAGCGGGAACCATCGATAGCAAAAAGGCCGACATTTGTCCATGGAAAGTGGAGGATGAGCCGCTTCCTAAAACAGAAATCTGCCCTTGGGAAGAGGCTGCAGCTTCATCGGGGAGGGAGAGACTGAGTCAGGACACACGTGGGACTTccaaaggggaaaacaaaccaGGATCTGGAGGACTTGAAGATATCAAAGCAAAGCTGGCAGAGGTGGGTGACCGTTGGCCAGAGCGCAGGGACACCGGGATCTTTGCAAAGCTCATTGGGAAAAGCCTGGAGTGCTCAAAAGCGGAGTCCAAGAAATCCCAGAGTGCGGAGAGCATAAGGGAGGAGATTTGTCCCTGGGAGAGCCTGGGCACGGAGCAGCCCCCAGCAAAACCCCGTGCTGGGAGCCCGGCACTGCCCAAATCACCTTCAAAGAAATCCCAGAGCGTGGAGATCCTGAAGGCCGAGATCTGTCCTTGGGAGGCTCCAGAGCTCGAGTCCACCGATAAAGCAGAAATCTGCCCCTGGGAGACGGCTGTTCCACCATCAGGTAAAGAGAAATTAAGACAGGACAAAGGTGTTCTGTCCGTGGTGAGCAAAAGCCCTTCTACAGGTCAAGGTCTTCGCAAAGAGATTGGAGACAGCACATCTgcaaagaaggagaaagcaagcagagACCGTGAGTCCATCTGCCCCTGGGAGAGCACGAATATGGAGGGAACCTCCGTGGGGTACGGCACAAAGAGCGCAGAGCTGCTGAAAGCCACCATCAAGAAATGGAAGAGCATGGGGAGCACAAAGGCTGAGGTCTGTCCCTGGGAGAGCCTGGGCACGGAGCAGCCCCCAGCAAAACCCCACACCGGGAGCCCAGCGCTGCCCAAATCACCTTCGAGGAAATCCCAGAGCGTGGAGATCCTGAAGGTGGAGGTCTGTCCTTGGGAGGCTCCGGAGGCCGAAGCTGGCGGTAAAGCAGAAATCTGCCCCTGGGAGGTGGCTGCACCTCCCTCTGATCAGCCAAAGGCAAAGCAGGGTCCTGGGGGGGCTTCAAAGAGGGACAAGGGCATCACGCGCCAGGCAGCGTTGGCCAGCCCGCTGAGATCCCCGGAAAAGGGCAGCAGTGAGCGAGAAGCCATCTGTCCCTGGGAGAGCCTGGGCACGGAGCAGCCCCCAGCAAAACCCCGTGCTGGGAGCCCGGCACTGCCCAAATCACCTTCAAAGAAATCCCAGAGCGTGGAGATCCTGAAGGCCGAGATCTGTCCTTGGGAGGCTCCAGAGCTCGAGTCCACCGATAAAGCAGAAATCTGCCCCTGGGAGACGGCTGTTCCACTATCAGGTAAAGAGAAATTAAGACAGGACACAGGTGTTCTGTCCATGGTGAGCAAAAGCCCTTCTACAGGTCAAGGTCTTCGCAAAGAGATTGGAGACAGCACATCTgcaaagaaggagaaagcaagcagagACCGTGAGTCCATCTGCCCCTGGGAGAGCACGAATATGGAGGGAACCTCCGTGGGGTACGGCACAAAGAGCGCAGAGCTGCTGAAAGCCACCATCAAGAAATGGAAGAGCATGGGGAGCACAAAGGCTGAGGTCTGTCCCTGGGAGAGCCTGGGCACGGAGCAGCCCCCAGCAAAACCCCACACCGGGAGCCCAGCGCTGCCCAAATCACCTTCGAGGAAATCCCAGAGCGTGGAGAGCCTGAAGGTGGAGGTCTGTCCTTGGGAGGCTCCGGAGGTTGAAGCTGGTGGTAAAGCAGAAATCTGCCCCTGGGAGGCAGCTGCACCTCTGCCGGAGAAAGGAGCAGCCCCGGGTAAGGTGAGCCTCCCACCGAAAAAAGCGGGTGCCTCCAAAGCACCGGAGAAGGGGAGTAGCGAGCGCGAGGCCATCTGCCCCTGGGAGAGCCTGGGCACGGAGGAGCCCTCCCTCAAAACTGCGATGGGGAAAGAGCCGTCCAAGAAGTCCGACAGCACGGAGAGCAGGAAATCTGATATTTGcccctgggaagcagcagagcccACCGGCTTGGAGAAGGAAAGCTTCAAACCAGGGATGCGCCCACAGGGAGCTGACAGAGCAGCCCCCACGGGGACGGGAAAGTCAAAGCCGGTGGCAGGAGCCAGCGCCGTGTCTCCAACAGCCCTGCTGAAAAAATCCAAGGGCAGATCTGACGGCGAGGCTGAGCACAAGCCCCCGCGCCGCATCCTGCCGGGCATCCAGCCCCCGCAGGGCCCCAGGGCAGAGCCGCTGCCTCGGGGAGCGAGCACGGCTCCCGCGgtgggcagcagccccagcccaggcgcTAGCGTAGCCGAGGTTTGTCCCTGGGAAGCAGAAGAGGCTCCACCAGCATCTGACAAGACCAGCACAGAGACAAGGAAAACCTCCGAAGTGTGTCCGTGGGAGGTGGAGAGCGTGGATCCCACCCCGACCCTccgcaggcagggcagagccggggcGAGCCCCCCAGGACAGAGGCAGGGGTGCGAGTGA